In a genomic window of Mycolicibacterium neoaurum VKM Ac-1815D:
- the exaC gene encoding acetaldehyde dehydrogenase ExaC: MTVYARPGAEGALMSFDARYDNYIGGQWVAPNAGRYFENRTPVTGEVFCEVARSDESDIEKALDAAHAAAPAWGKSTAAERAIILNKIADRIEENLEAIALAESWDNGKPIRETLNADIPLAVDHFRYYAGAIRAQEGSLSEIDPETVAYHFHEPLGVVGQIIPWNFPILMAVWKLAPALAAGNAIVLKPAEQTPVSVLYLMSIIGDLLPAGVLNVVNGFGVEAGKPLASSNRIAKIAFTGETTTGRLIMQYASQNLIPVTLELGGKSPNIFFNDVLAANDDYQDKALEGFTMFALNQGEVCTCPSRSLVQADIFDEFLAMAAIRTKAVRQGDPLDTETMIGAQASNDQLEKILSYIEIGKSEGAQVITGGERADLGGDLNGGYYVAPTIFTGHNKMRIFQEEIFGPVVAVTSFKDYDDAIDLANDTLYGLGAGVWSRDGNTAYRAGRDIKAGRVWTNCYHQYPAHAAFGGYKQSGIGRENHLMMLDHYQQTKNLLVSYSSKAQGFF, from the coding sequence ATGACTGTTTACGCACGTCCGGGCGCAGAGGGCGCCCTGATGTCGTTCGACGCCCGCTATGACAACTACATCGGCGGCCAGTGGGTGGCCCCGAACGCGGGCCGCTACTTCGAGAACCGCACTCCCGTCACCGGTGAGGTGTTCTGCGAGGTCGCCCGCTCCGACGAGTCCGATATCGAGAAGGCTCTCGACGCCGCGCACGCCGCCGCGCCGGCCTGGGGTAAGAGCACCGCCGCCGAGCGCGCGATCATCCTCAACAAGATCGCCGACCGGATCGAGGAGAACCTCGAAGCGATCGCGCTGGCCGAATCGTGGGACAACGGCAAGCCGATCCGCGAGACGCTCAACGCCGATATCCCGCTGGCCGTCGACCACTTCCGCTACTACGCCGGCGCCATCCGGGCGCAGGAGGGCTCCCTCTCGGAGATCGATCCCGAGACGGTGGCCTACCACTTCCACGAGCCGCTCGGCGTCGTCGGACAGATCATCCCCTGGAACTTCCCCATCCTGATGGCGGTCTGGAAGCTGGCACCCGCGTTGGCCGCAGGCAACGCCATCGTCCTCAAGCCGGCCGAGCAGACGCCGGTCTCGGTGCTCTACTTGATGTCGATCATCGGTGACCTGCTGCCCGCCGGTGTGCTCAACGTGGTCAACGGTTTCGGCGTCGAGGCGGGCAAGCCGCTGGCCTCGTCCAACCGGATCGCCAAGATCGCCTTCACCGGCGAGACCACCACCGGCCGGCTGATCATGCAGTACGCCAGCCAGAACCTGATCCCGGTCACCCTGGAACTCGGCGGCAAGAGCCCCAACATCTTCTTCAACGATGTGCTGGCCGCCAACGACGACTACCAGGACAAGGCATTGGAGGGCTTCACGATGTTCGCCCTCAACCAGGGCGAGGTGTGCACCTGCCCGTCGCGCAGCCTGGTCCAGGCCGATATCTTCGACGAGTTCCTCGCGATGGCCGCGATCCGCACCAAGGCAGTCCGCCAGGGCGACCCGCTGGACACCGAGACGATGATCGGCGCGCAGGCCTCCAACGACCAGCTGGAGAAGATCCTGTCCTACATCGAAATCGGCAAGAGCGAAGGTGCACAGGTGATCACCGGCGGTGAGCGGGCCGACCTCGGCGGTGACCTCAACGGCGGTTACTACGTCGCCCCGACGATCTTCACCGGTCACAACAAGATGCGGATCTTCCAGGAGGAGATCTTCGGACCGGTTGTCGCGGTGACCTCGTTCAAGGATTACGACGATGCCATCGATCTGGCCAACGACACCCTCTACGGCCTCGGCGCCGGAGTGTGGAGCCGCGACGGCAATACCGCCTATCGTGCCGGGCGCGATATCAAGGCGGGCCGGGTGTGGACCAACTGCTACCACCAGTACCCGGCGCACGCGGCGTTCGGCGGGTACAAGCAGTCCGGCATCGGACGCGAGAACCACCTGATGATGCTCGATCATTACCAGCAGACCAAGAACCTGCTGGTGTCTTACAGCAGCAAGGCGCAGGGTTTCTTCTAA